The genomic stretch CCGGCATGCCGTAATAGTCGCCGGAATGGCGCGGAGCATTCCTCGCAAACTCGGGCTTCCGGCGCGGGAAGCTGAACTCGCGGCAATCGCCGGTTACCTGCACGACATCGGCAACGTGATCAATCGGTGCACCCATCCCGAGACCGGCGCTGTCCTTGCCGAGACGATTCTGTACGGCCTGGGGATGTCTTCCGGCGAGACGGCGATCATTATGGGCGCTATCGGGAATCACGAGGAGGACAACGGCTTCCCCATCAACGACGTCGCCGCGGCGGTCATTATCGCCGACAAGTCCGACGTGCACTTCACTCGCGTACAGAACCCGAACCCTCGTGCGTTCGACATACACGACCGCGTCAACCATGCGGTCCAGAAGTCGTTCCTCCGTGTAGATCCCGGGGAGCGGATGATCAGCCTCGAACTTACGGTAGATGTCGAGTCGGCCAGCGTGATGGAGTACTTCGAGATCTTCCTGCTGCGAATGGTGATGTGCAGGCGCGCGGCGGACGTGCTGGGGTGCAACTTCAAGGTGGTCATCAACGGCCACGATCTGTAGTGCAGGGTTGTGTGCGTTCGCATTGAGTGGGCGGCGTCGCCCGTCCTGTGCGGATCACTGTCGGCTTGAGTTCATTGACAATGGGCCGACTCATCTGTATAATATGTCTGTTTTGCCGCCGGTTGCGTGGCAGTTTCGCAAGACCGGCACACAATGACCCAGCGGGTATACCCGGGAGGATATTATACCTTGAGAAATAAGCAAATCTGGATATTCCTGTTCACTCTGGCGCTCGTCGTCGTATCCATAGTGACGATCGTCAAGGTGCCGACGAAGCAGGGTCTCGACATCGCCGGAGGCACCCGACTGGTACTTGAGGCGCAGACCGACAAGCTCGCGGAGGGCGACAAGTGGGGTCCCGAGAAGCTTCAGGCCGTGCTCAAGATCATCGAACGCCGCGTCAACACCGTCGGCGTCAGCGAGCCGATCGTTCAGCCCAAGGGTGAGAAGCAGATCATCGTCGAGCTTCCGGACGTAGACGACCCTGAGGAAGCTGAAAAGACACTGAAGTCGACCGCGCAGATGGAGTTCAGGTACTTCCAGAACGTCAAGAGCGACCGCCACAA from Armatimonadota bacterium encodes the following:
- a CDS encoding HD domain-containing protein, which encodes MAQLTLRDVKRDLRVRTYIEKANEQMNAIGYTEHGFRHAVIVAGMARSIPRKLGLPAREAELAAIAGYLHDIGNVINRCTHPETGAVLAETILYGLGMSSGETAIIMGAIGNHEEDNGFPINDVAAAVIIADKSDVHFTRVQNPNPRAFDIHDRVNHAVQKSFLRVDPGERMISLELTVDVESASVMEYFEIFLLRMVMCRRAADVLGCNFKVVINGHDL